The following proteins are co-located in the Vidua macroura isolate BioBank_ID:100142 chromosome 1, ASM2450914v1, whole genome shotgun sequence genome:
- the CIDEA gene encoding cell death activator CIDE-A isoform X2 translates to MGASVGAVTKQALFPPLMPAGRPFRVSNASRSSRKGIVASSLQELLSKTLDAFVITAGIVTLVLEEDGTVVDTEEFFKSLDDNTHFMVLENGQKWTPTKNGVVAVRKKKKMGVANITFDLYKLNPKDFIGCLNIKATFYEIYSISYDIKCMGAKSVLRKVIQLISHAAQITGQFLLYTGTYMLQLMGEYEEEDMCMRSRRD, encoded by the exons ATGGGAGCATCTGTAGGAGCAGTAACCAAACAGGCCCTGTTCCCTCCGCTCATGCCTGCGGGGCGCCCTTTCCGTGTGTCCAATGCCTCCCGAAGCAGCCGGAAGGGAATTGTTGCAAGCAGCCTGCAAGAGCTCCTCAGCAAG actttagATGCCTTCGTTATAACTGCTGGAATAGTTACTCTGGTATTGGAGGAAGATGGCACAGTTGTGGACACAGAAGAGTTCTTCAAGTCCCTGGATGATAATACACACTTCATGGTTCTAGAAAATGGACAGAAATGGACACCA ACAAAAAATGGAGTTGTCGCTgtgagaaaaaagaagaaaatgggagTGGCTAACATCACATTTGATCTGTACAAACTGAACCCTAAGGATTTTATTGGCTGCTTAAACATCAAGGCAACCTTCTATGAGATCTACTCTATCTCGTATGACATCAAATGCATGGGAGCAAAAAGTGTATTGCG GAAAGTGATTCAGCTAATATCCCATGCAGCACAAATAACTGGACAGTTTCTGCTCTATACTGGAACCTATATGTTGCAGTTGATGGGTGAATATGAAGAAGAAGACATGTGCATGAGATCCAGGCGGGACTAG
- the CIDEA gene encoding cell death activator CIDE-A isoform X1: protein MEVARDCVGSLLRSFIAMGASVGAVTKQALFPPLMPAGRPFRVSNASRSSRKGIVASSLQELLSKTLDAFVITAGIVTLVLEEDGTVVDTEEFFKSLDDNTHFMVLENGQKWTPTKNGVVAVRKKKKMGVANITFDLYKLNPKDFIGCLNIKATFYEIYSISYDIKCMGAKSVLRKVIQLISHAAQITGQFLLYTGTYMLQLMGEYEEEDMCMRSRRD from the exons ATGGAGGTGGCGCGGGATTGCGTGGGATCGCTGCTGCG ATCTTTCATAGCCATGGGAGCATCTGTAGGAGCAGTAACCAAACAGGCCCTGTTCCCTCCGCTCATGCCTGCGGGGCGCCCTTTCCGTGTGTCCAATGCCTCCCGAAGCAGCCGGAAGGGAATTGTTGCAAGCAGCCTGCAAGAGCTCCTCAGCAAG actttagATGCCTTCGTTATAACTGCTGGAATAGTTACTCTGGTATTGGAGGAAGATGGCACAGTTGTGGACACAGAAGAGTTCTTCAAGTCCCTGGATGATAATACACACTTCATGGTTCTAGAAAATGGACAGAAATGGACACCA ACAAAAAATGGAGTTGTCGCTgtgagaaaaaagaagaaaatgggagTGGCTAACATCACATTTGATCTGTACAAACTGAACCCTAAGGATTTTATTGGCTGCTTAAACATCAAGGCAACCTTCTATGAGATCTACTCTATCTCGTATGACATCAAATGCATGGGAGCAAAAAGTGTATTGCG GAAAGTGATTCAGCTAATATCCCATGCAGCACAAATAACTGGACAGTTTCTGCTCTATACTGGAACCTATATGTTGCAGTTGATGGGTGAATATGAAGAAGAAGACATGTGCATGAGATCCAGGCGGGACTAG